From the genome of Cytobacillus firmus, one region includes:
- a CDS encoding class I adenylate-forming enzyme family protein, translated as MDLGTLFDFAVNRFPDKTAIVQDDRRLSYKEFQVEINKLAYSLQKLGIEKGDRVVIILKNRLEMVAIYWAVQKIGAIFTPINFRLSTEEVAFCVNNAEAKAVIFEPSSQDAALNGTYASKPHFISVLGAEGADITYEELINHDQEAFHRPNIDLDDICLMLYTSGTTGKPKGVPRSHKNEYSAAIAHIIQNQYVLHESTLGVMPLYHTMGMRSLLSMAFINGKMVMIPDNNTMKMLKVMEDEKISCVYLVPTIIHDLLNHKDFNRYNLRNVRKIGYAGASMTTELTEDCFRKLKPDVFVNHYGSTEVYTFSICNYLDKKPGCAGKAGFHQQLKIVEPDPEGSSGPADIVPHGTPGEIIVNIDSLEAFKGYWKRPDANIKSIRNGWYFTGDMGVLDEDGDLYVVGRVDDMIISGGENIHPLEVEDVLSSHPEVLEAAVVGLPDERFGEKVVAFIVSKSPTISTAELDNYCRESGSLANFKRPRDYCFIKEIPKSPVGKILRRKLKENYSSIIQKEESVG; from the coding sequence GTGGATCTTGGAACGCTGTTTGATTTCGCAGTGAATCGATTTCCTGATAAAACAGCCATCGTTCAGGATGATAGACGGTTATCCTATAAGGAATTTCAAGTAGAAATTAATAAACTTGCTTATTCATTGCAGAAGCTGGGGATCGAAAAAGGAGATCGTGTTGTCATCATACTGAAGAACCGCTTAGAGATGGTCGCAATTTATTGGGCTGTTCAAAAAATCGGTGCCATTTTTACACCAATAAATTTTCGTCTTTCAACAGAAGAAGTGGCATTTTGTGTAAATAATGCTGAGGCTAAAGCGGTCATTTTTGAGCCAAGCAGCCAGGATGCTGCATTAAATGGCACATATGCAAGTAAGCCTCATTTTATAAGCGTTTTAGGTGCGGAAGGTGCAGATATAACCTATGAAGAGCTTATTAATCATGATCAAGAGGCATTCCATCGCCCCAATATTGATTTGGATGATATTTGCTTAATGTTATACACTTCAGGAACTACAGGGAAACCAAAGGGTGTTCCCAGAAGCCACAAGAATGAATATAGCGCGGCTATCGCACACATTATTCAAAACCAATATGTACTCCATGAAAGCACTCTGGGTGTCATGCCGCTCTATCACACGATGGGGATGCGCTCGCTATTATCCATGGCATTTATCAATGGGAAAATGGTCATGATTCCTGATAATAATACAATGAAAATGTTAAAAGTAATGGAAGATGAAAAGATTAGCTGCGTTTATTTAGTTCCTACCATTATTCATGATCTGTTAAATCATAAAGATTTTAATAGGTATAATTTACGGAATGTTCGGAAAATAGGATACGCTGGAGCATCCATGACAACGGAGTTAACAGAAGACTGCTTTAGGAAATTAAAGCCTGATGTTTTCGTAAATCACTATGGCAGTACAGAGGTATATACTTTCAGCATTTGCAACTATTTAGATAAAAAGCCAGGCTGTGCGGGCAAAGCAGGTTTCCATCAGCAGCTAAAAATAGTTGAACCTGACCCTGAAGGAAGTTCAGGACCTGCTGATATTGTACCGCATGGAACTCCAGGAGAAATTATTGTAAATATTGACTCATTAGAAGCATTTAAGGGCTATTGGAAACGACCTGATGCAAACATCAAATCGATCAGAAACGGCTGGTATTTCACAGGAGATATGGGTGTTCTGGATGAAGATGGCGATCTTTATGTTGTTGGCCGCGTGGATGACATGATCATTTCTGGTGGAGAAAACATTCACCCTCTTGAGGTTGAAGATGTATTGTCTTCACATCCGGAAGTATTAGAGGCTGCAGTTGTCGGTTTACCTGATGAGCGTTTTGGAGAGAAGGTTGTCGCATTTATAGTCAGTAAAAGCCCAACTATTTCAACTGCAGAGCTGGATAACTATTGCAGGGAATCCGGCAGCCTGGCAAACTTTAAGCGGCCCAGGGATTACTGTTTTATAAAAGAGATACCTAAAAGCCCTGTCGGGAAGATATTAAGGAGAAAATTAAAAGAAAATTATTCATCCATTATACAAAAAGAGGAGAGTGTAGGTTAA
- a CDS encoding SRPBCC family protein gives MNGEGNIQLNGNLDKVFSSLLDPEVLKNCIMGCKELYKQETNMYVADLSVGVAAVKGKYDATIRLTDLEPPHSYKLIVHGEGAPGFVDAEAAIHLVSVDDENTELRYTYEAAVGGKVASIGQRMLGGVAKLIIKDFFKKIKRELDKVNIAD, from the coding sequence ATGAATGGTGAAGGAAATATTCAGCTTAACGGAAATCTAGATAAAGTATTCTCGAGTTTATTAGATCCGGAAGTATTAAAAAACTGCATTATGGGATGCAAAGAACTATATAAACAAGAAACCAATATGTATGTGGCGGACTTATCTGTTGGGGTCGCTGCAGTTAAAGGGAAATATGATGCAACCATTCGTCTTACGGACCTGGAGCCTCCTCATTCCTATAAGTTAATTGTTCATGGTGAAGGGGCACCAGGGTTTGTAGATGCCGAAGCAGCCATTCATTTGGTTTCGGTGGACGATGAAAATACAGAGCTTAGGTACACTTATGAGGCTGCTGTAGGTGGAAAAGTCGCTTCAATTGGCCAGCGTATGTTAGGTGGAGTAGCTAAACTGATTATTAAAGACTTTTTTAAAAAGATAAAAAGAGAGCTGGATAAAGTAAATATTGCTGACTAG
- a CDS encoding xanthine dehydrogenase family protein molybdopterin-binding subunit, protein MTYVGKPVKRIEDARLLSGEGTFIDDLSPLPNIHNAAILRSPHAHARIKAIFSEEAAKTPGVIGVVVGEHVKALTNPFPVGVKAPIKYYPIAVDKVRFVGEAVAVVVAKDRYIAEDALAKIKVEYEPLNPVVQIEDALSSESAVLHEEAGTNIVNHRVFQYGNVEDSFKSADYIISKKFTFPKVSATPVENYGVIANYTKSEGAYTIWSNFHGPFTLHSVMTAALKVPSNRLRIITPKDIGGSYGIKSGVFPYMVLMGVVSRILGVPVKWTEDRQEHLMASSSGTDRVTWIDAAVKKDGTILGLKMKYADSVGGYIRAPEPACLYRTHSNSTGAYRIQNVKMEAIAVVTNKSPTGLIRGYGGPQHYFPLERMMQIISAELDLDVIEVIKKNLITREEFPYHTASGGIYDSGDYHKALHLALESIDYDSFKEKQKAAWKQGKYLGLGFACIVEPSGSNMGYVTIALTPEERAKSLPKSGCSEGATVSIDPMGGITVRISTVPSGQGHETVTSQIVADVLGVDPASIRVIAELDTLTSPWSVASGSYSSRFAPIGSSAVYQAAQKVRLKLLEIAKSQLDTTVDELVMAEGRVFAEKNPSKSISIKRLVGLAHWNPQGLPAGIEPGIHESAFYTLSAAESPNELDLVNGSVTYGFVFDAVQVEVDIDTGEVKILDYTTIHDAGRLLNPNIVEGQIMGGLAHGLGAALYEELAYDERGQFLTGSFMDYLCPTATEIPNVTIKHIETPSPLTPLGAKGLGEGNTMSAPVVIANAVTDALKPFNISIDQLPLSPDRIWSKIHNKKTIQI, encoded by the coding sequence TTGACCTATGTAGGTAAGCCTGTGAAACGAATAGAGGATGCCAGGTTATTGTCCGGAGAAGGAACATTCATTGATGATCTTTCGCCATTGCCAAATATCCACAATGCTGCGATTCTTAGAAGCCCCCATGCACATGCCCGTATTAAAGCGATTTTTTCAGAAGAAGCGGCAAAAACACCAGGTGTAATTGGAGTAGTTGTTGGAGAACATGTAAAAGCTTTAACCAATCCTTTTCCAGTCGGCGTAAAGGCACCAATAAAATACTACCCCATTGCAGTAGATAAGGTCCGGTTTGTGGGAGAAGCTGTTGCAGTTGTTGTGGCTAAAGATCGTTATATTGCAGAAGATGCTCTCGCAAAGATAAAAGTCGAGTACGAACCGCTGAATCCTGTGGTCCAAATTGAAGATGCTCTTTCGTCTGAGTCAGCCGTTCTTCATGAAGAAGCAGGTACGAATATAGTTAATCATCGTGTATTCCAATACGGCAATGTCGAGGATTCATTTAAAAGTGCCGATTATATTATAAGTAAAAAGTTCACTTTTCCAAAGGTTAGCGCAACTCCTGTGGAAAATTATGGAGTAATCGCGAATTATACAAAAAGTGAAGGTGCTTATACCATTTGGTCAAACTTTCATGGACCTTTCACACTTCATTCCGTCATGACTGCTGCACTAAAGGTGCCGAGCAACAGACTGAGGATTATTACGCCAAAGGATATTGGCGGAAGCTACGGGATCAAATCAGGTGTATTTCCATACATGGTCTTAATGGGAGTAGTGTCAAGAATTTTGGGTGTACCCGTTAAATGGACGGAAGACAGACAAGAACACCTCATGGCAAGTTCCAGTGGTACAGATCGTGTAACGTGGATTGATGCAGCGGTAAAAAAAGATGGAACCATTCTTGGTTTGAAAATGAAATATGCGGATAGTGTTGGCGGATATATACGTGCACCCGAGCCTGCTTGTTTATATAGAACACACTCAAATTCAACTGGAGCCTATCGAATTCAAAACGTCAAAATGGAAGCGATTGCAGTCGTTACGAATAAAAGTCCCACGGGGCTCATAAGAGGCTATGGCGGTCCCCAGCACTATTTTCCGCTGGAAAGAATGATGCAGATCATTTCAGCTGAATTGGATCTGGATGTGATTGAAGTCATAAAGAAAAATTTAATTACGAGAGAAGAATTTCCCTATCATACAGCTTCAGGCGGGATATACGATAGCGGGGATTATCATAAAGCATTGCACCTTGCGCTTGAATCGATTGATTACGATAGCTTTAAAGAGAAACAAAAAGCAGCCTGGAAACAAGGGAAATATCTGGGGTTAGGGTTTGCTTGCATCGTTGAGCCATCCGGTTCGAATATGGGTTATGTGACCATTGCTTTGACGCCGGAAGAGAGAGCAAAATCATTGCCGAAATCAGGCTGTTCTGAAGGTGCAACGGTATCGATAGATCCAATGGGTGGAATCACAGTCCGGATCAGTACGGTACCATCTGGGCAAGGCCATGAAACAGTTACTTCCCAAATCGTTGCGGACGTTCTAGGTGTTGATCCTGCTTCTATCCGGGTCATTGCTGAATTGGATACGTTAACAAGCCCGTGGTCAGTAGCATCAGGCAGTTACTCCAGCAGGTTTGCCCCTATAGGGTCAAGTGCCGTTTATCAAGCAGCGCAAAAAGTAAGATTGAAACTGTTAGAAATCGCCAAAAGCCAATTAGATACAACAGTGGACGAATTGGTCATGGCAGAAGGGAGGGTATTTGCAGAAAAAAATCCTTCTAAGAGTATCTCCATTAAGAGATTAGTAGGTTTGGCACATTGGAATCCGCAAGGTCTTCCCGCTGGTATTGAACCAGGTATCCATGAATCTGCATTTTATACATTGTCTGCAGCGGAGTCCCCAAATGAATTGGATCTTGTTAATGGATCCGTCACCTATGGATTTGTTTTTGACGCTGTTCAAGTGGAAGTGGACATTGATACCGGTGAAGTGAAGATTCTTGACTATACCACGATCCATGACGCTGGGAGACTATTAAATCCAAATATTGTGGAAGGTCAAATAATGGGGGGGTTAGCTCATGGACTAGGAGCCGCACTTTATGAAGAACTTGCCTATGACGAAAGGGGGCAGTTTCTGACTGGAAGTTTTATGGACTACTTATGTCCTACGGCTACAGAAATCCCAAATGTGACCATAAAGCATATTGAAACACCTTCCCCCCTAACCCCTCTTGGAGCTAAAGGGTTAGGAGAAGGAAATACAATGAGTGCTCCGGTTGTCATCGCAAATGCGGTTACGGATGCGTTAAAACCATTTAATATATCAATTGATCAACTTCCTTTATCTCCAGATCGGATTTGGTCAAAAATTCATAATAAGAAAACGATACAAATCTAA
- a CDS encoding 2-oxoglutarate dehydrogenase E1: protein MKVLSMIQPWASLFVLRENEFETRSWKTNYRGPLAIHTSKKIDKAVCRHVAIRSLLGKHGYTEETLPTGMIIAVGRLENCLKITEKNQTSAVLENGQIVSGNDYFLGDFNVGGYAWEVQDMKILNERIPAKGQLGLWETDLL, encoded by the coding sequence ATGAAGGTATTATCTATGATTCAGCCTTGGGCAAGTCTTTTTGTCCTTCGAGAGAATGAATTTGAAACAAGGTCATGGAAAACAAATTATCGCGGGCCGCTGGCCATTCATACAAGTAAAAAAATAGATAAGGCTGTCTGCAGGCATGTGGCCATCCGTTCGCTGCTCGGTAAGCATGGATATACAGAAGAGACTCTTCCGACCGGAATGATCATTGCTGTAGGCCGACTTGAAAATTGTCTGAAGATAACTGAAAAAAATCAGACATCAGCAGTCCTGGAAAATGGACAAATCGTATCAGGGAATGATTATTTTTTAGGAGACTTTAATGTGGGTGGATATGCTTGGGAGGTTCAAGACATGAAGATCTTGAATGAACGTATCCCAGCAAAAGGCCAGCTTGGGTTATGGGAAACTGATTTATTATGA
- a CDS encoding acyl-CoA thioesterase → MEAKKVKETRVVQTDQVLINDLNNYHTLFGGVLMKKMDACATLSARRHSRVKECVTASTDSVNFLEPIRQSDSVCIESFVSYTGKKSMEIFCKVIAENLETGNRRIAATAFLTFVPLDQDKRPIEVPTVIPETDEEKFLYETGKERERVRKLKRQKNKELVSKLSLDKPWD, encoded by the coding sequence ATGGAAGCTAAAAAAGTTAAAGAAACGCGTGTTGTTCAAACGGATCAAGTACTCATTAATGATTTGAACAACTATCATACATTATTTGGTGGAGTTCTAATGAAGAAGATGGATGCTTGTGCGACGCTTTCCGCTCGCAGGCATTCACGGGTAAAGGAATGTGTTACTGCATCGACCGATTCAGTTAATTTCCTCGAACCGATTCGACAAAGTGATTCGGTCTGTATAGAATCATTTGTCAGCTACACAGGTAAAAAGTCAATGGAGATTTTCTGCAAAGTAATTGCCGAAAATCTTGAAACTGGAAACCGCAGAATCGCAGCTACTGCATTCTTAACTTTTGTACCTCTAGATCAAGATAAAAGACCGATAGAAGTGCCAACTGTTATTCCAGAAACAGATGAAGAAAAATTTCTCTATGAAACGGGAAAAGAACGTGAAAGAGTTCGCAAGCTAAAAAGACAAAAAAATAAAGAACTTGTGTCCAAACTTTCACTGGATAAACCATGGGACTAA
- a CDS encoding enoyl-CoA hydratase/isomerase family protein: MTTINNKGTYQWDHILVDKNIEAKTATITLDRPEKMNTLSFIARSHLNQIFTELNNDEDVRVIVIKGAGEKAFSSGGNIAEFMEQHPSVLSELHVNVAAPERSPKPVIAQLQGYTFGVGLEIAMACDFRVASETTQLALPEINLGMIPGSGGSQRIAKIAGVGRAKDMIMRGRRIPAHEAHQWGLLTTVTSQENLEVEVNKLVKDLVRLSPMTLKVLKKVINSSQDAPLSVGMEIEGFAYGMLRSTEDFNEGVQSFGNKVKPSFKGI, from the coding sequence ATGACAACAATTAATAACAAAGGTACTTATCAATGGGATCATATTTTAGTAGACAAGAACATTGAAGCAAAGACAGCCACTATTACATTAGATCGGCCAGAAAAAATGAACACGCTAAGTTTTATTGCACGCTCACATCTTAATCAAATTTTCACTGAATTAAATAATGATGAGGATGTAAGGGTGATTGTGATAAAGGGAGCGGGTGAAAAAGCCTTCAGTTCGGGCGGGAATATTGCAGAATTCATGGAGCAGCATCCATCTGTACTTTCAGAATTGCATGTAAATGTTGCTGCGCCAGAACGTTCTCCCAAACCAGTTATTGCCCAATTGCAGGGGTATACATTTGGGGTAGGTCTTGAAATCGCAATGGCATGTGATTTTCGAGTGGCATCAGAAACCACGCAGTTGGCATTACCCGAGATCAATCTTGGCATGATTCCTGGCAGCGGCGGGTCACAGCGGATTGCAAAAATTGCCGGAGTCGGCCGTGCAAAGGATATGATCATGAGGGGAAGACGGATACCAGCACACGAAGCACATCAATGGGGCTTGTTAACAACTGTGACAAGTCAGGAGAATTTAGAAGTGGAGGTAAATAAATTGGTTAAAGATCTTGTCAGACTATCACCAATGACATTAAAAGTGTTAAAAAAGGTCATAAATAGTTCCCAGGATGCGCCTTTAAGTGTCGGGATGGAGATTGAAGGATTTGCATATGGAATGCTGCGATCTACTGAAGATTTTAATGAAGGTGTACAGTCGTTTGGAAATAAGGTGAAACCCAGTTTCAAAGGAATATAA
- a CDS encoding (2Fe-2S)-binding protein — MSNLSIEQKMNVSLSINGREVEAEAEPRKLLSDFIREDLGLTGTHVGCEHGVCGSCTVLYNGAAVRSCLMFAVQANGSDIQTIEGLAKNGEQHVLQQSFTECHGLQCGFCTPGILMSSLEMLNSGEEPTKQEIKEMLSGHLCRCTGYTGIIAAIERACGIKKCKEGDN, encoded by the coding sequence ATGTCGAATCTCTCCATTGAACAGAAAATGAACGTTTCTTTATCAATTAATGGAAGGGAGGTGGAAGCAGAAGCTGAGCCTAGAAAACTATTAAGTGATTTTATAAGAGAAGATCTGGGTCTTACAGGTACACATGTTGGATGTGAACATGGTGTTTGCGGTTCCTGCACGGTGCTTTATAATGGTGCAGCCGTACGAAGCTGTTTAATGTTTGCAGTTCAGGCAAATGGATCAGACATTCAAACAATCGAGGGTTTAGCAAAGAATGGAGAACAGCATGTTTTGCAGCAGTCATTTACAGAGTGCCATGGACTTCAATGCGGCTTTTGTACACCGGGAATTTTAATGTCCTCATTAGAAATGCTGAATAGTGGTGAAGAACCCACAAAACAAGAGATTAAAGAGATGTTATCCGGCCATCTTTGCCGCTGTACTGGGTACACAGGAATTATTGCAGCTATTGAAAGAGCATGTGGGATAAAAAAATGTAAAGAAGGTGACAATTAG
- a CDS encoding FAD binding domain-containing protein, whose protein sequence is MKPATFTYCSPSTIEEAVKLLEEYGDTGKIIAGGQSFIPILNMRMSEPECLIDINQINELNGVRVEEGVLKIGALTKQRELEQSDAIKIHVPILSEATPYIGHVQTRNRGTVGGSVAHADPSAELPLCFLALDAEIVIQSIDGTRKISINDFFITYLTTEVMPEEILTEIHVPLSEHTGYAFEEFSRRHGDFALAAVACILSVDEIGKVDKVRLVLGGVDAIPLLAEEAMEYLAGKSITEETIERAVELAVKDADPDEDLHASKEYRVHMAKVLTRKALIKAYNRALGKEV, encoded by the coding sequence ATGAAACCAGCAACATTTACTTACTGCAGCCCTTCAACTATAGAGGAAGCAGTGAAACTATTAGAAGAATATGGAGATACAGGGAAAATCATTGCTGGCGGGCAAAGTTTTATTCCCATCTTAAATATGAGGATGTCCGAACCGGAGTGTCTCATTGACATTAACCAAATCAATGAGTTAAACGGAGTCAGGGTAGAAGAAGGGGTTCTGAAAATTGGTGCTCTTACAAAGCAAAGGGAACTTGAACAGTCAGATGCCATTAAAATCCATGTTCCTATACTCTCGGAAGCCACTCCATATATTGGTCATGTCCAAACGAGAAATAGAGGAACTGTTGGGGGAAGTGTTGCCCATGCAGATCCAAGCGCAGAGCTGCCCCTTTGCTTTTTAGCACTGGATGCTGAAATCGTTATCCAAAGTATAGATGGGACCAGGAAAATAAGTATAAATGACTTTTTTATTACCTATTTAACAACAGAGGTGATGCCGGAGGAAATATTAACTGAAATTCATGTTCCCTTATCTGAACATACTGGGTATGCCTTTGAGGAATTTAGCAGGAGACATGGTGACTTTGCCTTAGCAGCTGTTGCTTGCATTTTATCAGTTGATGAAATTGGAAAAGTAGATAAAGTGAGACTTGTCTTAGGAGGGGTGGATGCAATTCCCCTTTTAGCAGAAGAAGCTATGGAATATTTGGCTGGAAAAAGTATAACAGAGGAAACAATTGAAAGAGCTGTGGAGCTGGCTGTGAAGGATGCTGATCCGGATGAAGATTTACATGCTTCAAAAGAATATAGAGTCCATATGGCTAAAGTTCTAACAAGAAAAGCATTGATAAAAGCATATAACCGTGCATTAGGAAAGGAGGTGTAA
- a CDS encoding LysR family transcriptional regulator encodes MEIKHLECFIEVTRTGNFTNAAENLFITQPALSRIIKSLEVELGTQLFIRTRKKLILTDAGFILKKHALIIEKQLQLLDAELGKMFMLKKSHVRIGLPAITNSIFFSQLIASFHEKYPEVTFQLEEHGSKPIEEKVINGLLDFGVVVLPDKIDDFDYYMFVNEELKLVVPASHRLAGKQEVSLEELKEESFIMFNRDFELRNLVTTACREAGFQPIIISETSQLDFIQELVAYNIGITLLPENTCLELASDFRTITVTNPTIEWNLAMIWKKDAYLSQVAKEFIRFAKVKLSTANHNHDS; translated from the coding sequence TTGGAAATTAAACATTTGGAGTGTTTTATTGAAGTTACACGTACTGGCAATTTCACTAATGCAGCTGAAAATCTGTTCATTACGCAGCCTGCCCTCAGTAGAATTATCAAATCATTAGAGGTTGAACTTGGTACACAGCTATTTATTCGTACAAGAAAAAAGCTGATATTAACAGATGCAGGATTTATTCTAAAAAAACATGCATTAATAATTGAAAAGCAGTTGCAGCTATTGGATGCGGAACTTGGTAAGATGTTCATGCTAAAAAAGAGCCATGTCCGTATTGGGCTCCCTGCGATTACCAATTCCATTTTCTTCTCACAGCTGATTGCTTCGTTTCATGAAAAATATCCAGAGGTTACATTTCAATTGGAGGAGCATGGATCTAAGCCGATTGAAGAGAAGGTTATCAATGGCTTGCTAGATTTTGGGGTTGTCGTTCTTCCAGATAAAATTGATGATTTCGACTATTATATGTTTGTTAATGAGGAATTGAAACTAGTTGTACCCGCGTCTCATCGTCTTGCCGGGAAGCAGGAAGTGTCATTGGAAGAACTTAAAGAAGAGAGCTTTATTATGTTCAACCGGGATTTTGAGTTAAGAAACCTTGTCACTACTGCTTGCAGAGAAGCTGGTTTTCAACCGATAATTATTTCGGAAACATCACAATTAGATTTTATTCAAGAATTAGTTGCTTACAATATAGGTATTACATTGCTGCCTGAGAATACATGTTTAGAACTAGCTAGTGATTTTCGGACTATAACCGTAACCAATCCGACAATCGAATGGAATCTAGCGATGATCTGGAAAAAAGATGCATACTTATCACAGGTTGCGAAAGAATTTATCCGATTTGCCAAAGTAAAGCTGTCGACAGCTAATCATAACCATGATTCATAA
- a CDS encoding nucleotidyltransferase family protein, which yields MKMEIWNIVLAAGHSTRMKGTHKLLKKLEEETTILRYTVKKISANMASKTLVVLNRDFPELENEIRDLPVSIVWNPCPKLGISSSLAAAIESLSPACEALLITLADQPEIKVEVMNEVIKKYLISKNPLIITSYRGKIRHPILFGEMYFKELLNLKGDQGAKLLISANKEKAHIYYEDEEAPEDIDTIKDYRRLLKRRNEIDLCR from the coding sequence ATGAAGATGGAAATCTGGAACATTGTCTTAGCGGCTGGTCATTCTACCAGGATGAAAGGAACTCATAAGTTACTTAAAAAGCTTGAAGAAGAAACAACAATCCTTAGATATACCGTCAAAAAGATTTCGGCTAACATGGCCAGTAAAACGTTGGTTGTATTGAATAGGGATTTTCCTGAATTGGAAAATGAAATCCGTGATTTGCCAGTATCCATTGTATGGAATCCTTGTCCGAAACTTGGAATTAGCAGTTCCCTAGCTGCAGCAATTGAAAGCTTGTCTCCTGCGTGTGAAGCTTTGTTGATAACATTAGCTGATCAGCCCGAGATAAAAGTAGAAGTAATGAACGAAGTAATTAAAAAGTATCTCATATCAAAAAATCCCTTAATTATTACTTCATATAGAGGGAAAATCAGGCACCCCATTTTATTTGGCGAAATGTATTTCAAGGAACTCTTGAACCTAAAGGGAGATCAGGGAGCAAAATTACTTATTAGTGCTAATAAAGAAAAGGCGCACATTTATTATGAGGATGAAGAAGCTCCGGAGGACATCGATACTATTAAAGATTATAGGAGACTATTAAAAAGGAGGAATGAAATTGACCTATGTAGGTAA
- a CDS encoding benzoate/H(+) symporter BenE family transporter, whose amino-acid sequence MKYSMGESLRMLPRYLNINTFSAGTLAAIFGCTGPALIIIGGAADGGLSIEQTISWLFAVYFFGSLIGVYLALKYRQPIAGAWSIPGAVLVAGALQHYSLSEISGAYLVSGILVFILGISGLIGKIMKWIPVPIVMAMIVGAMIKFGTGMITSLEGTPLIVGTAILVYLFSSRYIKKVPPILMSFVAGGILAAIMGEFQSSSMEAGFTLPQVLLPTYSFESIISVSIPLTLLVIGAENAQAIGVLMAEGYKPPINSMTIWSGIGGIVTSLFGGHNANIAGPMTAICSSRESGENKEGRYASVIVNAVIFGGFGLIAGLAVPFVTALPGALISTVAGLAMIGVLVSSLQASFSERKFQIGAFFSLVIAMSGVSFFSISSPFWALIGGVIVSLIIEKGDFDNFKSKTKADEGKEKFESAV is encoded by the coding sequence ATGAAATACTCAATGGGTGAAAGTTTGAGAATGCTGCCCAGGTATTTAAATATTAACACCTTTAGTGCTGGAACACTTGCGGCGATTTTTGGATGTACCGGACCAGCTTTAATTATCATTGGCGGTGCTGCTGATGGCGGATTATCAATTGAGCAGACTATTTCTTGGCTGTTTGCAGTTTATTTTTTCGGAAGCTTGATCGGGGTTTATTTGGCATTAAAGTATCGTCAGCCTATTGCGGGAGCCTGGTCCATTCCAGGGGCTGTTTTAGTCGCAGGTGCCCTGCAGCATTACTCCCTTAGTGAAATTTCAGGAGCCTATTTAGTTTCCGGTATTCTCGTATTTATTCTGGGGATTTCAGGGCTCATAGGGAAAATAATGAAATGGATCCCAGTACCGATTGTTATGGCGATGATAGTAGGGGCAATGATCAAATTTGGCACTGGAATGATTACATCTCTTGAAGGGACACCTCTAATAGTGGGGACAGCCATTTTGGTTTATTTATTTTCTTCACGTTATATAAAAAAAGTGCCTCCTATTTTAATGTCCTTTGTCGCTGGTGGAATTTTGGCAGCGATAATGGGAGAGTTTCAATCGTCCAGTATGGAAGCAGGATTTACACTGCCGCAAGTATTACTGCCGACATACAGTTTTGAATCCATCATATCAGTTTCAATACCCTTGACCCTATTGGTGATTGGGGCGGAGAATGCTCAAGCCATAGGCGTCTTGATGGCAGAGGGATATAAACCCCCTATTAATTCAATGACGATCTGGAGCGGAATAGGCGGGATAGTTACATCTCTATTCGGCGGACATAATGCTAATATTGCAGGACCGATGACAGCGATCTGTTCATCTAGAGAATCTGGAGAAAATAAGGAAGGGCGCTATGCCTCTGTTATTGTAAATGCAGTAATATTTGGAGGCTTTGGCTTAATTGCAGGTTTAGCTGTTCCATTTGTGACTGCCTTACCAGGTGCGTTGATTTCAACTGTTGCGGGACTAGCGATGATCGGAGTACTGGTAAGTTCCCTTCAAGCATCCTTTTCTGAGAGGAAATTTCAAATTGGTGCATTTTTCTCATTAGTTATTGCGATGTCTGGAGTCTCTTTCTTTAGTATAAGTTCCCCTTTCTGGGCTCTTATTGGTGGAGTTATCGTTTCGTTAATCATTGAAAAAGGGGATTTTGATAACTTTAAATCTAAAACTAAAGCGGATGAAGGAAAAGAGAAATTTGAGAGCGCGGTGTAA